One segment of Acidianus sp. HS-5 DNA contains the following:
- a CDS encoding adenosylcobalamin-dependent ribonucleoside-diphosphate reductase: MQTSTVSLLSLNKIKVVKRDGRKEEFKLEKILVRIGFVPSEVIDGIANDVIQNSKDNAIDTKTIADIVERNLIENSLEHPELMDFAKKFVLARIYNHVYGKGKWKDFDPKDLLFTYNALKVLEARYLLKDPNTLRYIETPQMMFRRVARFLAGVEGQYGKSEDEVKRIEEKLYEIMSDLKFLPNTPTLMNSGTRLGILSACFVLPVKDSMTTQEGDGIYDTLRAMALVHQQGGGTGFDFSELRPKGDVVASTAGVASGPVSFMKIFDVSTDVVKQGGKRRGANMGVMHVWHAEIEDFIHAKSGKLKDVQLQNFNISVGVYDYFMEKVERGEEVPLITPRKTKIQGTDHDYYIVKARNYMNEDWVQEEILNELEEKGGAVWLDESKIITVDEALAIAEKEGAVIRWVNARQLFDEIVKSAWDGGDPGLLFIDEINRRHPVWYLGKIQATNPCGEEPLLPWESCNLGSINLEKFVREVNGKPTIDWDSLAETVKYAVRLLDNVIDANRYPLKQIEGSTKRTRKVGLGVMGLARMLIKLGIPYDSIDAIYLSYQLAKFIYYYAFKTSIELAKEKGSFSVYDPLRYHDIWETARPFDYLLEITKVEGKPSDYVRKLTVVVDKLDFSELKAERIKHGLRNSTVVSVAPTGTISIIAGTSSSIEPLFALAFIRNVAVGKFMEIDPLFLEYLRRYELDNPEVVKKIAETGTVGENMFMPATIRKLFRTAHEVPPEFHLLHQAAWQQWNDSGTSKTINLRTEEPPETVEKVYLLAWKLGIKGITIYRDKSKSQQVIYFGIKKEREEKEKREQEKKQQVLPSSFRMEKKFVEVDENYAGGCKTCEL, from the coding sequence ATGCAAACTAGTACTGTTAGTTTATTATCGCTTAATAAGATTAAAGTAGTGAAGAGGGACGGTAGGAAGGAAGAGTTCAAGCTGGAAAAAATTCTGGTAAGGATCGGTTTTGTTCCCTCTGAAGTCATAGACGGTATAGCAAACGATGTAATACAGAATTCTAAGGATAATGCTATTGACACCAAGACAATTGCAGATATTGTTGAAAGAAATTTAATAGAGAACTCTTTAGAGCACCCAGAATTAATGGACTTCGCAAAGAAGTTCGTCTTAGCAAGAATTTATAATCATGTTTACGGGAAAGGGAAATGGAAAGACTTCGACCCAAAGGATCTCCTTTTCACTTACAATGCGCTAAAAGTACTAGAAGCCAGATACTTGCTTAAGGACCCAAACACTTTGCGTTACATAGAAACTCCGCAAATGATGTTCAGAAGAGTAGCTAGATTCCTGGCAGGAGTTGAGGGACAGTACGGCAAGAGTGAAGATGAAGTTAAACGGATAGAGGAAAAATTATACGAAATTATGAGCGATCTTAAGTTCTTACCCAATACACCAACTCTAATGAACAGTGGGACAAGGCTTGGCATACTTTCTGCATGCTTCGTACTCCCAGTTAAAGATTCAATGACTACCCAAGAAGGAGACGGAATTTATGATACGTTAAGGGCAATGGCTTTAGTTCATCAACAAGGAGGAGGAACTGGCTTTGACTTCTCAGAATTAAGACCGAAAGGTGATGTAGTAGCGTCAACTGCTGGAGTAGCGTCCGGTCCAGTATCTTTCATGAAGATCTTTGATGTTTCTACAGATGTAGTAAAACAAGGAGGAAAGAGAAGAGGAGCGAACATGGGAGTAATGCATGTATGGCATGCAGAAATTGAGGATTTTATTCACGCAAAGTCTGGAAAGCTAAAAGATGTCCAGTTACAGAATTTTAACATCTCCGTGGGAGTATATGATTACTTCATGGAAAAAGTAGAGAGAGGAGAGGAAGTACCACTGATTACTCCAAGGAAAACTAAGATTCAGGGGACAGATCATGATTACTATATAGTAAAGGCCAGAAATTACATGAATGAAGACTGGGTTCAAGAAGAGATCTTGAACGAGCTTGAAGAGAAAGGCGGTGCAGTATGGTTAGATGAGAGTAAAATAATAACGGTAGACGAGGCATTAGCAATTGCAGAAAAAGAAGGGGCAGTAATAAGGTGGGTAAATGCGAGGCAGTTATTTGACGAGATTGTAAAGAGTGCTTGGGATGGTGGCGATCCAGGCTTACTCTTTATTGATGAGATAAACAGGAGGCATCCAGTGTGGTATTTAGGCAAAATACAAGCAACAAACCCGTGCGGGGAAGAGCCGCTATTACCCTGGGAGTCTTGTAACCTAGGTTCAATCAATTTGGAGAAGTTTGTTAGAGAAGTAAATGGTAAACCTACAATTGATTGGGATAGTCTTGCCGAGACTGTAAAATATGCAGTAAGGCTTTTAGATAACGTAATAGATGCAAATCGCTATCCATTAAAGCAGATAGAAGGGTCAACAAAGCGGACCAGAAAAGTAGGATTAGGAGTAATGGGTTTAGCAAGAATGTTAATTAAGTTAGGAATACCTTACGATAGTATTGATGCAATATACTTATCTTATCAGTTGGCTAAATTTATCTACTATTATGCTTTCAAGACTTCAATAGAGTTAGCAAAAGAGAAAGGATCATTCTCAGTCTACGATCCTCTAAGGTATCATGATATATGGGAAACAGCAAGACCGTTCGATTACTTACTTGAAATAACTAAGGTAGAAGGAAAACCTTCAGATTATGTTAGAAAGCTAACAGTAGTAGTCGATAAACTAGATTTCTCAGAACTTAAAGCCGAGAGAATAAAGCATGGCTTAAGGAACTCTACAGTAGTATCTGTAGCACCAACTGGTACGATATCAATAATAGCTGGAACTTCATCATCAATAGAACCTCTCTTCGCCTTAGCCTTTATCAGAAATGTAGCAGTAGGGAAATTCATGGAAATAGATCCACTATTCTTAGAGTACTTAAGGCGTTATGAGCTTGATAATCCGGAGGTTGTGAAGAAAATTGCAGAAACAGGAACTGTGGGAGAAAACATGTTCATGCCAGCTACAATCAGGAAACTCTTCAGAACTGCGCATGAAGTACCTCCAGAATTTCACTTATTGCACCAGGCAGCATGGCAGCAATGGAATGACTCTGGGACTTCAAAGACAATAAACCTTAGGACTGAAGAACCTCCAGAGACTGTAGAGAAGGTATACTTACTAGCTTGGAAGTTGGGAATTAAAGGGATAACAATATATAGAGACAAGTCAAAATCTCAGCAAGTAATATACTTCGGAATAAAGAAGGAAAGAGAAGAAAAAGAGAAGAGAGAGCAAGAAAAGAAACAACAAGTTCTTCCATCGTCATTCAGAATGGAGAAGAAGTTCGTAGAAGTAGATGAGAACTACGCAGGTGGATGCAAGACCTGTGAGTTATAA
- a CDS encoding transcriptional regulator: protein MSVTPPCEISVKEILPAVRSIIATKLVKEKGLPLYEAAKKMGITPAAVANYMNKKRGNGVRELIQHDKKMMEMISDFVDKVYIGTNEDLSNYYCMLCSEGKKVLKRNGIDVPLCAYESSLMLKQ, encoded by the coding sequence ATGTCTGTTACTCCTCCATGTGAAATTTCAGTAAAGGAAATATTGCCTGCAGTGAGGTCTATAATTGCTACTAAGCTTGTAAAGGAGAAGGGACTTCCTTTGTATGAAGCGGCAAAGAAAATGGGCATAACACCAGCAGCAGTTGCAAATTATATGAATAAAAAGAGAGGCAATGGTGTTAGAGAACTAATACAACATGATAAGAAAATGATGGAAATGATATCGGATTTTGTTGATAAAGTATACATCGGAACTAATGAGGATTTGTCTAATTATTATTGCATGTTATGTTCAGAAGGTAAAAAGGTTCTTAAACGTAATGGCATAGATGTTCCTTTGTGTGCTTATGAGTCATCTCTGATGCTTAAGCAATAA
- the gatE gene encoding Glu-tRNA(Gln) amidotransferase subunit GatE, with protein MIDYNRLGLKVGLEIHQQLDTSTKLFCNCPTILSDEYKNALERYLRPVFSETGEIDVAALFEWEKNKKYVYRIPQQDTCLVECDEEPPHRMSEEALLIGLAMTLAFHGAPVDEVYVMRKVVIDGSNTSGFQRTSIVGLGGYVEDEDGKVSIQTIAIEEDAARKIEDTKDSIVYNLDRLGIPLIEISTGPDIHTPEQAKRVALKIGQMLRLTGRVKRGLGTIRQDLNVSISGGVKTEIKGVQELDLIPKLIEYEAMRQLKLLEIRDELIRRGATKENISLDYVVKDLTDLFKETKSNVVLKELKKGGKVYGIKVPYFRGIFGTELMPNRRFGTEVSDYVKALAGLGGIFHIDELPNYGITQEEVDKLKDELNITNNDGFVIIVGEKSKLDLAVQVIKDRILYALEGVPKETRGANEDGTTRFLRPQPGAARMYPETDIPPIRITENLTKKAKEIIPPTPEEKLKSLVSLGLSEELAKQVLNSPRLDSFDYFVRKYPKVSPVIIATTLENSIKSLKSQGGDPEAITDDILENVFNALNSGKISKDSIPEILLNYSKEKKEKRSIDINKIISNFSSLSEEELEKIVKETVESSKDEIAKRKDKAFNILMGKVMSKVRGRADGKKVADLIRKELENING; from the coding sequence ATGATTGATTACAACAGACTGGGATTAAAAGTAGGATTAGAAATTCACCAACAGTTAGACACTTCCACTAAGCTATTCTGCAATTGCCCAACTATACTCAGTGATGAGTACAAAAATGCGTTAGAAAGATACTTAAGACCTGTATTTAGCGAAACCGGAGAAATAGATGTAGCTGCTTTATTTGAGTGGGAAAAGAACAAGAAATATGTTTACAGAATACCGCAACAAGATACATGCCTTGTAGAATGCGATGAAGAACCTCCTCACAGAATGAGTGAAGAAGCATTATTAATAGGACTCGCAATGACGTTAGCTTTTCACGGTGCTCCTGTTGACGAAGTTTACGTCATGAGAAAAGTGGTAATAGACGGTTCTAATACTTCAGGTTTTCAAAGAACATCAATTGTAGGACTAGGAGGGTATGTGGAAGATGAAGATGGAAAAGTAAGCATTCAAACTATAGCAATAGAAGAAGATGCTGCAAGGAAAATTGAAGATACTAAAGATTCCATAGTTTATAATTTAGATAGATTAGGAATTCCTTTAATTGAAATTTCCACTGGACCCGATATTCATACACCAGAACAAGCAAAGAGAGTAGCTTTGAAAATAGGACAAATGCTAAGGTTAACTGGAAGAGTAAAGAGAGGGCTAGGAACTATAAGACAAGACCTAAATGTATCGATTTCAGGCGGAGTAAAGACTGAAATAAAAGGAGTTCAAGAACTGGATTTAATACCTAAATTAATAGAATATGAAGCAATGAGACAATTAAAACTCTTAGAAATAAGAGATGAACTAATAAGACGTGGAGCAACAAAAGAGAATATATCCTTAGATTATGTTGTTAAAGACCTTACAGATCTATTTAAGGAAACTAAGAGCAATGTAGTGTTGAAGGAATTAAAGAAAGGAGGTAAAGTATACGGAATTAAAGTTCCGTATTTTAGGGGAATCTTTGGAACTGAGCTAATGCCAAATAGAAGATTTGGAACTGAAGTTTCCGATTATGTAAAGGCTCTTGCGGGACTAGGAGGAATATTCCATATTGATGAATTGCCTAATTATGGCATTACTCAAGAAGAAGTTGATAAACTAAAAGATGAATTGAATATAACAAATAATGACGGGTTCGTGATAATTGTAGGAGAAAAATCTAAATTAGATCTAGCTGTTCAAGTGATTAAGGATAGAATACTGTATGCGCTAGAAGGAGTACCTAAGGAAACTAGAGGCGCTAATGAGGACGGTACAACTAGATTCTTAAGGCCACAACCTGGAGCAGCGAGAATGTACCCAGAAACCGATATTCCTCCAATCAGAATAACTGAAAATCTGACCAAAAAGGCCAAAGAGATTATTCCCCCTACTCCTGAGGAGAAATTAAAGAGTCTAGTTAGCTTAGGTTTGAGTGAAGAGCTAGCGAAACAAGTTCTAAACAGTCCTAGGCTAGACTCCTTTGATTACTTCGTTAGAAAGTATCCTAAAGTTTCTCCAGTAATTATAGCTACTACTTTAGAAAATAGTATAAAATCATTGAAATCTCAAGGAGGAGATCCAGAAGCGATAACTGATGATATTCTAGAAAACGTATTTAATGCGTTAAATTCTGGTAAAATATCAAAGGACTCCATACCAGAAATTCTTTTAAATTATAGTAAAGAGAAAAAAGAAAAGAGAAGCATAGATATTAATAAAATTATTAGTAACTTCTCTTCTCTAAGTGAAGAAGAACTAGAAAAGATAGTTAAGGAGACTGTTGAATCTTCAAAGGATGAAATAGCCAAAAGAAAGGATAAGGCATTCAATATTCTAATGGGTAAAGTAATGTCAAAGGTTAGAGGAAGAGCTGACGGTAAAAAGGTAGCAGATTTAATTAGGAAGGAGTTAGAAAATATTAATGGATGA